The following coding sequences are from one Methanohalophilus halophilus window:
- a CDS encoding UbiA family prenyltransferase, with protein MGEYKSLAYRVNLDSTVVKRILDFLTYSSVYLSIAGAVMAYMACQLQGLVLSWQTMAIMFLVTYSVYNIDRKADEDEDSINHSERYSFTKKYEKFLFLSSILAYIFAFMLAYPYGLKALLVTAIPLISGLLYSFAWLPSGFRYRRLKEIPSVKNLVIATAWASTPAFLPSLVYGQAMGDLVFVTFIYFFSLVFVNTVIFDMRDIEGDSISGIDTIPVLLGAEKTRILLICLTLIAGYFMINTGIQQLGIASLLVLTAGVIYALCYVIFFGRIAGNNSLCDLMADGQFIILGGLLIVATGIGLAA; from the coding sequence ATGGGTGAATATAAGTCTCTTGCATACAGAGTGAATCTAGATAGTACAGTTGTCAAAAGAATTCTTGATTTCCTGACCTACAGTTCGGTTTATCTTTCGATAGCCGGAGCTGTAATGGCATATATGGCCTGTCAGTTACAGGGTCTTGTCCTCTCCTGGCAGACGATGGCTATAATGTTCCTTGTCACATATTCTGTCTATAATATTGATCGTAAAGCAGACGAAGATGAAGATTCCATAAATCACTCGGAACGTTATTCGTTTACCAAGAAATATGAAAAGTTCTTGTTCCTATCTTCAATTCTTGCTTATATTTTTGCTTTCATGCTTGCTTATCCCTACGGATTAAAAGCTCTTCTTGTCACTGCTATACCTCTTATCAGTGGCTTGCTTTACAGTTTTGCATGGCTTCCTTCAGGTTTTCGTTATCGTAGGCTTAAGGAAATCCCATCTGTAAAAAATCTGGTTATCGCAACTGCATGGGCATCAACTCCTGCCTTTCTTCCTTCATTGGTATATGGACAAGCAATGGGAGATCTGGTATTTGTAACGTTTATTTACTTTTTCTCCTTGGTATTTGTCAATACTGTAATTTTTGATATGAGAGATATCGAAGGTGACAGTATTTCAGGAATTGACACCATACCAGTGCTGCTTGGTGCAGAAAAAACCCGCATACTATTAATCTGCCTGACACTTATAGCAGGTTATTTCATGATAAATACCGGTATACAACAGTTGGGTATTGCATCTTTGTTAGTGCTAACAGCAGGAGTTATTTATGCACTCTGCTATGTTATTTTCTTTGGGAGGATTGCAGGAAACAATTCACTGTGTGACCTAATGGCAGATGGCCAGTTTATAATACTGGGTGGGCTGTTGATAGTTGCTACGGGTATAGGTTTAGCCGCTTAA
- a CDS encoding response regulator, which translates to MLKEDPRILIIDDEPDIIELLEIFLENFKTMSSLSPLEGLEIAKTEHPDLIILDVMMPQMNGYELCREIKQNSSTQNIPVFMYSALSDSSDIKKGLQAGADEYLKKPIHPCELETKVQETLLKKKVFECRGPTNKPVLQS; encoded by the coding sequence ATGCTAAAAGAAGATCCCAGAATTTTGATAATCGATGACGAACCCGACATAATCGAATTGCTGGAAATTTTTCTTGAAAACTTCAAGACAATGTCATCCCTTTCTCCATTAGAGGGACTTGAGATCGCAAAAACTGAACATCCTGATCTAATTATACTTGACGTTATGATGCCTCAGATGAATGGTTATGAGTTATGCAGGGAGATTAAGCAGAATTCCTCTACACAAAACATTCCGGTTTTTATGTACTCAGCTCTTTCTGATAGTTCTGATATTAAAAAAGGACTACAGGCCGGTGCAGATGAGTACCTGAAGAAACCAATCCATCCCTGTGAACTTGAAACAAAGGTGCAGGAGACTCTGCTAAAAAAAAAAGTATTTGAATGCAGGGGTCCTACCAACAAGCCTGTACTACAAAGTTAA
- a CDS encoding helix-turn-helix transcriptional regulator, which produces MDILDIYEDVQKDVQAIYRSRLQAQMLLSLYEDNNTLARLREVTGSTSQALLPKIRILESKKLIESVEHEYRLTPLGKIVASKIADSVMTMGTVLEHKEFWQSHYMEAIPQPLLESIGSLYNSEIISDTNVEIFNVYHHFLDMIKKACHIYGITAIMSSGHADILGDRIQEGIPVKLIVTKSVVEELRQQPYIEEIHQLQKLPNFQVFMVDNDINLGFTVTDKCLSLGLYKSDGVTYDTTTDLFSYDETAIKWGEKMFEYYVQDAVELDLI; this is translated from the coding sequence ATGGATATACTGGACATATATGAGGATGTACAAAAGGACGTGCAGGCTATTTATAGGTCAAGATTGCAGGCACAGATGCTTTTGTCGCTCTATGAAGACAATAACACACTGGCAAGACTACGTGAAGTGACAGGAAGTACTTCACAGGCCCTGCTTCCAAAGATAAGGATTCTTGAATCGAAAAAGTTGATCGAAAGTGTGGAACATGAATACAGGCTAACACCCCTAGGAAAAATTGTAGCCTCCAAAATTGCAGATTCTGTCATGACCATGGGTACTGTATTGGAACATAAAGAATTCTGGCAGTCCCATTACATGGAGGCTATACCACAACCCTTACTCGAGTCCATAGGTAGTCTTTATAATTCGGAGATCATCAGTGATACTAATGTGGAAATTTTTAATGTGTACCACCACTTTCTGGATATGATCAAAAAAGCATGCCATATATATGGAATAACTGCGATTATGAGTTCCGGACATGCTGATATACTTGGAGACAGGATTCAGGAAGGCATCCCTGTAAAATTAATAGTCACAAAAAGTGTAGTTGAGGAATTAAGACAACAACCATACATTGAGGAAATTCACCAACTTCAGAAATTGCCCAATTTTCAGGTATTCATGGTCGATAATGATATAAATCTAGGGTTTACTGTCACTGATAAATGTCTTTCTCTTGGTTTGTACAAGAGTGATGGAGTTACATATGATACTACAACAGACCTTTTCAGTTATGATGAAACTGCCATCAAATGGGGTGAAAAAATGTTTGAGTACTATGTGCAGGACGCAGTGGAATTGGATTTGATCTAA
- a CDS encoding cobyric acid synthase, which translates to MEGEGIPKSVLVLGTASHVGKSAIVTGLCRIFSRKYRVAPFKAQNMSLNSWITTDGKEIGIAQAIQAMAAGVEPTAEMNPVLLKPKGDRVSQVILMGKPYADKSAGSYYDSIEETHGVLRQALETLGKDYEVIVMEGAGGAAEINLYERDIVNMGTARITNAPIILVGDIERGGVFASLYGTIQLLPEDVRQNVKGMIINKFRGDPTILQAGVEELEQITGIPVLGVMPYSKLGIPSEDSVSIGDKSSPSGMYDVDVAVIRLPRISNFTDFEPLERIVNIRYVDMDDKLGTPDAVIIPGTKNTISDLQDLLDSGMAEKIQSLSGKVPILGICGGYQMLGKQIEDAAIEGEADATYEGLGLLDIHTIFDAYKKKTVQVTKKVNMASPLFDSIKGETIGGYEIHMGDTGSTAPVFGDDGCVDESGMVVGTYLHGLFSNANIRKAFVSYLLEKKGIKYNEEDLEDDPYEELAQLMEEYLDIGTIYSILGLEKN; encoded by the coding sequence ATGGAAGGAGAAGGTATTCCCAAAAGTGTACTTGTTCTGGGTACAGCGTCGCATGTAGGCAAGAGTGCGATAGTCACCGGACTTTGCAGGATATTTTCCCGCAAATACAGGGTTGCCCCGTTTAAGGCACAGAACATGAGCTTGAATTCGTGGATTACAACGGATGGCAAGGAAATAGGAATCGCACAGGCAATACAGGCCATGGCTGCAGGTGTTGAACCCACAGCTGAGATGAACCCCGTGCTTCTGAAACCAAAAGGTGACAGGGTTTCACAGGTAATACTTATGGGCAAACCTTATGCCGACAAAAGTGCAGGTTCCTACTACGATTCAATAGAGGAAACTCATGGCGTACTTCGCCAGGCACTTGAAACACTGGGAAAAGATTATGAAGTAATCGTAATGGAAGGTGCAGGCGGAGCAGCTGAAATAAATCTTTATGAAAGGGATATTGTAAACATGGGTACTGCAAGGATTACTAATGCGCCAATAATACTTGTCGGCGATATCGAAAGAGGAGGAGTCTTTGCAAGTCTTTATGGTACTATCCAGCTTCTGCCTGAAGATGTCAGGCAAAATGTCAAGGGAATGATAATTAATAAATTCAGAGGGGATCCCACCATCCTTCAGGCTGGTGTAGAAGAGCTGGAACAGATAACCGGCATTCCTGTACTGGGAGTCATGCCATATTCAAAACTCGGAATTCCTTCCGAAGATTCGGTATCCATCGGGGATAAGTCATCTCCATCAGGAATGTATGATGTCGATGTGGCTGTGATCCGGCTTCCCAGAATCTCCAATTTTACAGATTTTGAACCCCTGGAGCGCATTGTAAATATACGCTATGTGGATATGGATGATAAATTAGGCACGCCTGATGCTGTGATTATTCCGGGTACTAAAAACACCATAAGTGATTTACAGGATTTGCTTGATAGCGGCATGGCTGAAAAGATCCAATCCCTGTCCGGGAAGGTACCTATCCTGGGAATTTGTGGTGGCTACCAGATGCTGGGTAAACAAATAGAAGATGCAGCGATTGAGGGTGAAGCAGATGCGACTTATGAAGGACTGGGGCTGCTGGATATCCATACCATATTTGATGCATATAAGAAAAAAACCGTTCAGGTGACAAAGAAAGTAAACATGGCAAGTCCCCTTTTTGATTCAATAAAAGGTGAAACCATCGGTGGTTATGAAATTCACATGGGAGATACTGGTTCAACTGCTCCTGTATTTGGAGACGACGGTTGCGTAGATGAAAGCGGAATGGTAGTGGGAACCTATCTTCATGGTTTATTTTCCAATGCCAACATAAGGAAAGCCTTTGTTTCCTATCTCCTGGAGAAAAAGGGAATAAAGTACAATGAAGAAGACCTCGAAGACGACCCCTATGAAGAATTGGCACAGTTAATGGAAGAGTACCTGGATATTGGTACAATATATTCTATTCTGGGTCTGGAAAAAAATTGA
- the cbiT gene encoding precorrin-6Y C5,15-methyltransferase (decarboxylating) subunit CbiT translates to MSELLQISGGPTKPEIIAVSLSKLDLSEGCTFYDIGCGTGAVSIAASKMARNIKFTAIDARQEAIEVAEKNFENFGLGCVRLIHGESSEILEQLPPEERIDCAFVGGTKNIDAILKSLVKHKAESIIVNAVRIETVVSVMNQMKELGIFDTIINISISRGYPITGETMFKPENPVYMISGKYSNIQGDKKC, encoded by the coding sequence ATGTCTGAGCTACTACAAATAAGCGGCGGGCCTACTAAACCCGAAATAATAGCTGTATCATTATCTAAACTTGACTTGAGTGAAGGATGCACCTTTTATGATATAGGATGTGGTACAGGTGCAGTTTCCATTGCTGCTTCAAAGATGGCAAGGAATATAAAATTCACTGCCATTGATGCACGCCAGGAAGCCATTGAAGTTGCAGAAAAGAATTTCGAAAATTTCGGACTCGGTTGTGTAAGGCTCATACACGGTGAATCATCGGAAATTCTTGAACAACTCCCTCCCGAAGAAAGAATTGATTGTGCCTTTGTAGGCGGTACAAAGAATATCGATGCTATTCTCAAATCTCTGGTAAAACATAAAGCAGAAAGCATCATCGTCAATGCAGTAAGGATTGAAACTGTGGTTTCTGTAATGAACCAGATGAAAGAACTTGGAATTTTTGACACTATTATTAATATATCAATATCAAGAGGATATCCAATTACCGGGGAAACCATGTTTAAACCAGAAAATCCCGTGTATATGATATCCGGAAAATACAGTAACATTCAAGGTGATAAAAAATGTTGA
- a CDS encoding cobalt-factor II C(20)-methyltransferase codes for MLIGVGLGPGEPDLLTLKAVNALKDSDKVYVPGKMAEELVKPYTDSEILDFPMLRDYDVLNEIWKKNADIIANEARNGTVVFGLIGDPNFFSTFTHLKRVMHKYYPDVETATIPGISSITSFASRTDSEIDSSFEVSDGSDKKSKIVLKAKHTQDIIRNLTEEGYDNFIFAERLFLDRERIIKGKENIPEKGNYFSIIYAEKGEK; via the coding sequence ATGTTGATAGGAGTAGGACTTGGACCGGGTGAGCCGGATCTTCTTACGCTTAAGGCTGTAAATGCACTTAAGGACAGTGACAAGGTATATGTGCCCGGCAAAATGGCAGAAGAACTGGTTAAACCATATACTGATTCGGAAATACTGGATTTCCCGATGTTGCGTGATTATGATGTGCTAAACGAAATATGGAAAAAGAATGCTGACATCATTGCCAATGAAGCAAGGAATGGAACCGTCGTATTCGGTCTGATAGGGGATCCTAACTTTTTCTCAACATTTACACATTTAAAGAGAGTCATGCATAAATACTACCCCGATGTTGAAACCGCAACAATACCTGGTATCAGCTCAATTACTTCTTTTGCCTCACGTACCGATTCAGAAATTGATTCATCTTTTGAAGTATCTGATGGCTCTGACAAAAAATCAAAGATTGTACTCAAAGCAAAACATACACAGGACATTATCCGTAACCTTACAGAAGAAGGATATGATAATTTTATATTTGCCGAAAGGCTGTTCCTGGACCGGGAAAGGATTATAAAAGGCAAAGAGAATATTCCTGAGAAAGGTAATTATTTCAGTATTATCTATGCTGAAAAGGGAGAGAAATAA